In a single window of the Halobaculum lipolyticum genome:
- a CDS encoding cupredoxin domain-containing protein — protein MDRRRFLATAGAAASASLAGCSAILPGAAADDYDVGMTAEAFSPYEVTVAVGDTVVWENTSTRAHSVTAYDDQIPADADYFATGGYDSEAAARDAWDGNRGAITSGERYEHTFETPGDYTYFCIPHEQAGMVGVVRVEE, from the coding sequence ATGGACCGACGCCGCTTCCTCGCGACAGCCGGCGCCGCCGCGTCGGCGTCGCTAGCGGGCTGTTCGGCGATCCTCCCCGGCGCCGCGGCGGACGACTACGACGTCGGCATGACCGCCGAGGCGTTCTCTCCGTACGAGGTCACCGTCGCCGTCGGCGACACGGTCGTCTGGGAGAACACCTCCACCCGCGCCCACTCGGTGACGGCCTACGATGACCAGATCCCAGCCGACGCCGACTACTTCGCTACCGGCGGCTACGACTCCGAGGCCGCCGCGCGCGACGCCTGGGACGGCAATCGAGGGGCGATCACGTCGGGCGAACGGTACGAGCACACGTTCGAGACGCCCGGCGACTACACCTACTTCTGCATCCCGCACGAGCAGGCCGGGATGGTCGGCGTCGTCCGCGTCGAGGAGTGA
- a CDS encoding exonuclease RecJ, with amino-acid sequence MSTAADAPTEPDPERVAAALAETDFVRVYARPTGDALAAAGVLARGLAGGNTAFQVRTTRDAAVPDGDGTALALGWTAPNATAIPTGDRPVSAVVAAVVDALGAEPDPLVGLAGVVAAGTAPGDGGSGSLLEEAERRGVVDRRPGVAVPTADLADGLAHTTLVRTPQSGDVDAAGALLDALGVHEDPDEDGRRRLASAVALDATDGAPDRSVAAVERALRPHATPTGPFATLEGTADVFDALARERPGLGVSLALGADVADAALGAWRDHGAGVHDVLADPTTGRYDGVFVARVAATPAEGATLPAAARLVRDFASPEPLALVVSDDAAAAAGDGSTDATAALRAGVEATGADGDRDVIGDARTGDARFAGGDVQAFIGGFREALG; translated from the coding sequence ATGTCCACCGCCGCCGACGCGCCGACCGAGCCGGACCCCGAACGGGTAGCCGCGGCGCTGGCGGAGACCGACTTCGTCCGCGTGTACGCTCGCCCGACGGGCGACGCGCTCGCGGCCGCCGGCGTGCTCGCGCGCGGCCTCGCCGGAGGCAACACGGCGTTCCAGGTGCGCACCACCCGCGACGCCGCGGTCCCCGACGGCGACGGGACCGCGCTGGCGCTCGGGTGGACCGCCCCGAACGCGACGGCGATACCGACCGGGGACCGACCCGTGTCGGCCGTCGTCGCCGCGGTCGTCGACGCGCTCGGCGCGGAGCCGGACCCGCTGGTCGGGCTGGCCGGCGTCGTCGCCGCGGGCACCGCGCCCGGCGACGGCGGCAGCGGCAGCCTGCTGGAGGAAGCCGAGCGCCGCGGCGTCGTCGACAGACGCCCCGGCGTCGCGGTGCCGACGGCGGACCTCGCGGACGGACTCGCACACACCACGCTGGTTCGGACGCCGCAGTCCGGCGACGTCGACGCCGCCGGCGCGCTGCTGGACGCTCTCGGGGTCCACGAGGACCCGGACGAGGACGGCCGCAGACGGCTCGCGTCGGCGGTCGCGCTCGACGCCACCGACGGCGCGCCCGACCGGTCGGTCGCCGCCGTCGAGCGCGCGCTGCGGCCGCACGCGACGCCGACCGGCCCGTTCGCCACCCTCGAGGGGACGGCGGACGTGTTCGACGCCCTCGCCCGCGAACGCCCCGGTCTCGGGGTGTCGCTCGCGCTCGGCGCCGACGTCGCCGACGCCGCGCTCGGCGCGTGGCGCGACCACGGCGCGGGCGTCCACGACGTGCTCGCCGACCCGACGACGGGTCGCTACGACGGCGTGTTCGTCGCGCGCGTGGCGGCGACGCCGGCCGAGGGGGCGACGCTACCCGCGGCCGCGCGACTGGTTCGCGACTTCGCCTCGCCGGAGCCGCTGGCGCTCGTCGTCTCCGACGACGCCGCCGCGGCCGCCGGCGACGGATCGACGGACGCGACCGCCGCGCTGCGTGCGGGGGTCGAGGCGACCGGCGCCGACGGCGACCGCGACGTGATCGGCGACGCGCGCACGGGCGACGCCCGCTTCGCGGGCGGCGACGTGCAGGCGTTCATCGGCGGCTTCAGGGAGGCCCTCGGATGA
- a CDS encoding 30S ribosomal protein S3ae, producing the protein MSERSVSRQRQGKRWYTVLAPEQFDRAELGETMAEEPEQVVGRNVDTTLGEITGDQGQDNTKLTFKITDVGSDAAYTEFVKHELTRDYLRSMVRRGASKVDLHITVRTTDDYRVRVSPVAFTTKKADRSQEQAIRQVMIDLVEQAAEDRSFSELVDSVVEGRLSSAIYGEAKTIYPLRRVEIQKLQLEARPEEIAAEEEAAVDVDDDDVAVDE; encoded by the coding sequence ATGAGCGAACGATCGGTTTCACGACAACGACAGGGGAAGCGCTGGTACACCGTGCTGGCGCCCGAACAGTTCGACCGCGCCGAACTCGGCGAGACGATGGCCGAGGAGCCGGAGCAGGTCGTCGGCCGCAACGTCGACACCACGCTCGGCGAGATCACCGGCGATCAGGGGCAGGACAACACGAAGCTGACGTTCAAGATCACCGACGTCGGCTCGGACGCGGCCTACACCGAGTTCGTGAAGCACGAACTCACCCGCGACTACCTGCGCTCGATGGTGCGCCGCGGCGCCTCGAAGGTCGACCTGCACATCACCGTGCGCACGACCGACGACTACCGCGTCCGCGTCAGCCCGGTGGCGTTCACGACGAAGAAGGCCGACCGCTCCCAGGAGCAGGCCATCCGCCAGGTCATGATCGATCTGGTCGAGCAGGCCGCCGAGGACCGCTCGTTCTCGGAACTGGTCGACTCCGTCGTCGAGGGCCGCCTCTCCTCGGCGATCTACGGCGAGGCGAAGACTATCTACCCGCTGCGCCGCGTCGAGATCCAGAAGCTCCAGCTCGAAGCGCGTCCCGAGGAGATCGCCGCCGAGGAGGAGGCCGCGGTCGACGTTGACGACGACGACGTCGCCGTCGACGAGTAA
- a CDS encoding NUDIX domain-containing protein, translating into MTTDAGGDVDGDGLASRDPRREYDDLLVNRVESTRPAAELRRLRADEEAVRQGWVAAGVVLDPEGRVLVVDLADRGWALPGGTALPAEPLAATVEREVREETGVDAAAVRPHAIHDETMRAADGSVPPTPFRVVHFEARAPTATVPDDLAALGDDDETVRAVEWRETLPDGVYDAEWTDCVYRRIVA; encoded by the coding sequence GTGACAACTGACGCCGGCGGGGACGTGGACGGAGACGGACTCGCGTCACGGGACCCGCGCCGCGAGTACGACGACCTCCTCGTGAACCGCGTGGAGTCGACGCGGCCGGCCGCCGAACTCCGGCGCCTCCGCGCCGACGAGGAGGCGGTCCGCCAGGGGTGGGTCGCCGCCGGCGTCGTTCTCGACCCCGAGGGCCGGGTGCTCGTCGTCGACCTCGCGGACCGCGGCTGGGCGCTGCCGGGCGGGACGGCGCTCCCGGCGGAACCGCTCGCGGCGACGGTCGAGCGCGAGGTGCGCGAGGAGACGGGCGTCGACGCGGCGGCCGTCCGTCCCCACGCCATCCACGACGAGACGATGCGCGCCGCCGACGGGTCGGTCCCGCCGACGCCGTTCCGGGTCGTCCACTTCGAGGCGCGAGCGCCGACGGCGACCGTCCCCGACGACCTCGCGGCGCTGGGCGACGACGACGAGACAGTGCGGGCGGTCGAGTGGCGCGAGACGCTCCCCGACGGCGTGTACGACGCCGAGTGGACCGACTGCGTCTACCGACGGATCGTGGCGTAA
- a CDS encoding protein sorting system archaetidylserine synthase (This PssA-like phosphatidyltransferase, along with a PssD-like decarboxylase, is required in Haloarchaea for the archaeosortase ArtA to replace the PGF-CTERM sorting signal with a C-terminal lipid anchor.): MTDRPRFLSRLGLADAVTAGNAALGTLAAALVFVDPGLAARLVLLGAVADGLDGVLARRYGGTAIGPHLDSLADVASFGVAPALLVAATVTEAYPFETAPLIYAAGLLVPAVYVALAVIRLAVYTVEDSGAKTTHGVQTTLAATVIAASVLAGLGTPAVVLALAAVSAPLMVTPVRYPDLHPQDALVMGVVQALAILLGGMAGESFAFALLFLALGYLVLGPRFYWRTVDDEETADPGEQGRGAEDRELGA, encoded by the coding sequence ATGACCGACCGGCCGCGGTTCCTCTCCCGGCTCGGCCTCGCGGACGCGGTCACCGCGGGCAACGCCGCGCTGGGAACGCTCGCCGCCGCGCTCGTGTTCGTCGACCCGGGGCTGGCCGCCCGGCTCGTCCTCCTCGGAGCCGTCGCCGACGGACTCGACGGCGTGCTCGCACGTCGCTACGGCGGTACCGCGATCGGACCCCACCTCGACTCGCTGGCCGACGTCGCCTCCTTCGGCGTCGCCCCCGCGCTGCTCGTCGCCGCGACCGTCACCGAGGCGTACCCGTTCGAGACCGCACCCCTGATCTACGCCGCCGGACTGCTCGTCCCCGCGGTCTACGTCGCCCTCGCGGTGATCCGACTGGCCGTCTACACCGTCGAGGACTCCGGCGCGAAGACGACCCACGGCGTCCAGACGACGCTCGCGGCGACCGTCATCGCGGCGTCCGTGCTGGCGGGACTCGGGACGCCGGCAGTGGTGCTCGCGCTCGCGGCGGTGTCGGCGCCGCTGATGGTGACGCCCGTTCGCTACCCCGACCTCCACCCGCAGGACGCGCTCGTGATGGGCGTCGTGCAGGCGCTCGCGATCCTGCTGGGCGGGATGGCCGGCGAGTCGTTCGCGTTCGCGCTGCTGTTCCTCGCGCTCGGCTACCTCGTGCTCGGCCCGCGCTTCTACTGGCGGACCGTCGACGACGAGGAGACCGCCGACCCCGGCGAGCAGGGTCGGGGCGCCGAGGACCGCGAACTCGGCGCCTGA
- a CDS encoding KEOPS complex subunit Pcc1: MTGDDRAADGRDAAAGADRARTAVVETTHADDEAARTVAAALAPDNTADIGTTSEGATVRTRIERGTTGGLLASVDDYLVNLGVADDVAAAGRETDGTAAATGAADTNDADGIRDGRDGRTNAGRDADTADNDTHHT; encoded by the coding sequence ATGACGGGGGACGACCGCGCCGCCGACGGACGCGACGCCGCGGCGGGCGCCGACCGCGCCCGCACGGCCGTCGTGGAGACGACGCACGCCGACGACGAGGCGGCCCGAACGGTCGCCGCGGCGCTCGCGCCGGACAACACCGCGGACATCGGGACGACGAGCGAGGGGGCGACGGTCCGGACCCGCATCGAGCGGGGGACGACCGGCGGCCTCCTCGCGTCGGTGGACGACTACCTCGTGAACCTCGGCGTGGCCGACGACGTGGCCGCGGCGGGACGGGAGACGGACGGGACGGCGGCCGCGACCGGCGCGGCCGACACGAACGACGCGGACGGCATCCGCGACGGTCGCGACGGGCGTACGAACGCCGGCCGCGACGCAGACACCGCAGACAACGACACACACCACACATGA